One Mobula hypostoma chromosome 5, sMobHyp1.1, whole genome shotgun sequence DNA segment encodes these proteins:
- the gpr18 gene encoding N-arachidonyl glycine receptor, with the protein MQSQNSSLIAQQPLEFRIAAITFYAIIFTIGLFVNATAIWVFSCTTKKGTSVNIYMTNVALLDLIFIILLPFHLIYYSKNYWPFGDVFCRINAALIIFYPSIALWLLAFISVDRYMAVVQPKHSKELRNIGKAAISCVGIWVMTIISVLPFMFSKNDPDRISNFTTCLKMLDIIHLKEANSLNIIRVIFFFLLPLFIMIGCYCIIINSLIKGRTSKLKPKTKEKSIKIIVTLIVQVLLCFVPYHVCFIFLLLHHSRSNFNAWAAFTTFLMNLSTCLDMILYYIVSKHFQARVISVIYYRNYLRSVRRKSFKTGSFHSLSNVNISNM; encoded by the coding sequence ATGCAATCACAAAATAGCAGTCTGATCGCACAACAGCCTCTTGAGTTCCGAATAGCTGCAATTACCTTCTATGCGATTATTTTCACAATTGGGCTTTTCGTAAATGCAACTGCAATCTGGGTCTTCAGCTGCACCACTAAGAAAGGCACATCCGTGAACATATACATGACAAATGTGGCTCTACTGGACCTCATTTTCATAATACTGCTGCCTTTCCACCTAATTTACTACAGTAAGAACTACTGGCCTTTTGGCGATGTCTTCTGTcgcatcaatgctgccctcatcaTATTTTACCCCAGCATCGCCCTGTGGCTTTTGGCTTTCATCAGTGTTGATCGCTACATGGCAGTAGTGCAACCTAAACACAGCAAGGAACTTCGTAACATTGGCAAAGCTGCTATAAGCTGCGTTGGGATCTGGGTAATGACAATTATCTCTGTTCTTCCATTCATGTTTTCCAAGAATGATCCTGACAGGATTTCTAATTTTACAACCTGCTTGAAAATGCTCGACATTATTCACTTGAAGGAAGCCAACAGTCTGAACATCATTCGAGTGAttttcttcttccttcttcccctctTTATTATGATAGGATGCTACTGCATTATCATCAACAGTCTCATAAAAGGAAGGACATCCAAACTGAAGccaaaaacaaaggaaaaatCAATTAAAATAATCGTAACACTCATTGTTCaggtgcttctttgttttgttcCGTATCATGTCTGCTTCATTTTCTTACTATTACATCATAGCCGTAGTAATTTCAATGCCTGGGCTGCCTTTACAACATTCCTGATGAACCTCAGCACATGTCTTGACATGATTCTGTACTACATAGTTTCAAAGCACTTTCAGGCCAGAGTCATCAGCGTCATCTACTATCGGAACTACCTGAGGAGTGTACGAAGGAAGAGCTTCAAAACTGGAAGCTTCCATTCTCTCAGCAATGTCAACattagcaatatgtaa